Proteins encoded within one genomic window of Leucoraja erinacea ecotype New England chromosome 24, Leri_hhj_1, whole genome shotgun sequence:
- the LOC129708998 gene encoding chitotriosidase-1-like, with amino-acid sequence MFGLCGLIILSQLQLGSNIKLACYFTNWAQYRTGIGRYLPENIDPFLCTHLIYAFAKMNENHQIITVEGNDETLYKQFNDLKLRNTKLQTLLAIGGASFGSTLFNSMVSTPANRQGFINSVIIFLRKHRFDGFELDWEFPGTTGNPPENKERFTALVTEIKAAFVKEEETSGKRRLLIVAAVAAAKGTIDTSYEVAKIAA; translated from the exons ATGTTTGGACTGTGTG GACTCATCATTTTATCCCAATTACAACTTG GCAGTAATATCAAACTTGCCTGTTATTTCACAAACTGGGCACAGTATAGAACTGGGATTGGTCGTTACTTGCCTGAGAACATTGATCCTTTTCTGTGCACCCATCTGATATATGCTTTTGCCAAGATGAatgaaaatcaccaaattattacTGTCGAAGGAAATGATGAAACTCTTTACAAGCAATTTAACGATCTCAAACTGAG GAATACCAAGTTGCAAACACTGCTGGCAATAGGAGGAGCGTCGTTTGGTTCTACACT CTTTAATAGCATGGTGTCTACTCCGGCAAATAGACAAGGATTCATCAATTCTGTGATTATTTTTCTGAGGAAGCATAGGTTTGATGGGTTTGAGCTCGATTGGGAGTTTCCAGGTACCACAGGAAATCCACCAGAAAATAAAGAACGTTTTACAGCGTTGGTAACG GAAATAAAAGCTGCCTTTGTAAAGGAAGAAGAAACATCAGGAAAACGTAGATTACTGATTGTGGCAGCCGTGGCTGCTGCTAAAGGCACCATTGATACGAGTTATGAAGTGGCTAAAATTGCTGCGTAA